In a genomic window of Anser cygnoides isolate HZ-2024a breed goose chromosome 28, Taihu_goose_T2T_genome, whole genome shotgun sequence:
- the PPP4C gene encoding serine/threonine-protein phosphatase 4 catalytic subunit, producing MGELSDLDRQIEQLRRCELIKESEVKALCAKAREILVEESNVQRVDSPVTVCGDIHGQFYDLKELFRVGGDVPETNYLFMGDFVDRGFYSVETFLLLLALKVRYPDRITLIRGNHESRQITQVYGFYDECLRKYGSVTVWRYCTEIFDYLSLSAIIDGKIFCVHGGLSPSIQTLDQIRTIDRKQEVPHDGPMCDLLWSDPEDTTGWGVSPRGAGYLFGSDVVAQFNASNDIDMICRAHQLVMEGYKWHFNETVLTVWSAPNYCYRCGNVAAILELDEHLQKEFIIFEAAPQETRGIPSKKPVADYFL from the exons ATGGGGGAGCTGAGCGACCTGGACCGGCAGATCGAGCAGCTGCGGCGCTGCGAGCTCATCAAGGAGAGCGAGGTCAAGGCGCTCTGCGCCAAGGCCAG GGAGATCCTGGTGGAGGAGAGCAACGTGCAGCGCGTCGATTCGCCCGTCACG GTGTGCGGTGACATCCATGGGCAGTTCTACGACCTCAAGGAGCTCTTCAGG gtcgGCGGGGACGTCCCCGAGACCAACTACCTGTTCATGGGCGACTTCGTGGACCGGGGCTTCTACAGCGTGGAgaccttcctgctgctgctggcgctcaAG gtgCGTTACCCCGACCGCATCACGCTGATCCGGGGCAACCACGAGAGCCGGCAGATCACGCAGGTCTACGGCTTCTACGACGAGTGCCTGCGCAAGTACGGCTCCGTCACCGTCTGGCGCTACTGCACCGAGATCTTCGACTACCTCAGCCTCTCCGCCATCATCGACGGCAAG ATCTTCTGCGTGCACGGCGGCCTCTCACCCTCCATCCAGACCCTGGACCAGATCCGCACCATCGACCGCAAGCAGGAGGTGCCCCACGACGGCCCCATGTGCGACCTGCTCTGGTCCGACCCCGAAG acacgACGGGCTGGGGCGTGTCGCCGCGGGGCGCGGGCTACCTGTTCGGCAGCGACGTGGTGGCCCAGTTCAACGCCTCCAACGACATCGACATGATCTGCCGGGCCCACCAGCTGGTGATGGAGGGCTACAAGTGGCACTTCAACGAGACCGTCCTCACCGTCTGGTCCGCCCCCAACTACTGCTACAG GTGCGGGAACGTGGCGGCCATCCTGGAGCTGGACGAGCACCTGCAGAAGGAGTTCATCATCTTCGAGGCGGCGCCGCAGGAGACGCGGGGCATCCCCTCCAAGAAGCCGGTGGCCGACTACttcctgtga